In a genomic window of Magnolia sinica isolate HGM2019 chromosome 16, MsV1, whole genome shotgun sequence:
- the LOC131229431 gene encoding uncharacterized protein LOC131229431 — protein MEPKKKKKEKVVPRTQQTCATPFCFFCAMKEQDPCRRRAGVEKCFLEMPQRDDQEHVLVLSGLWNIAMAHPNDPEFPSLGIFKCMAHLISRGVDDRSWLLQDQNIYIPYYAAHIIGSYTMNEPEFATIAIRSGVIPPLLELLRGKLSWVEQRVAVRALGHLASYETTFYAVSKHEEEIVKLAMHVASTCLEMVYVKFVGVNDKKSRLRYQCDLLTRGMGGLEMENRKAEEWASQLQCWSLYLLNCFACKERALHLICRDGFLKELCKMWGGLVNDTSPSGVGLLRILCYSKMGRKCIADCREVIESLCNLSRSSDDWQYMAIDCLLLLIKDTDTRFKVMEIAAVFLADLVELKEIGGRKKVGEAIAQALLLDYKDGKFKNKKNRVLEEVWDLKVERSKREKTMSREEAEEKWVLAVSKKQQGNERFWAGDVEEAAEFYSEALDSCPLKMRKERMVVYSNRAQCYLLLREADKAVSDATRALCLATPANSHKKSLWRRSQAYDMKGLGKESLIDCVVFVNGWFGLNERKKGKVPYYASRMINKQMNATWLFAGAQRKKSNGNGGGDDDDGDMMKKDEKAKENMASVSGLSTIMEEPSYEKGRLGRAERSGTRKKGDATARSCLY, from the exons ATGgagccaaagaagaagaagaaagagaaggtaGTGCCGCGCACGCAGCAAACGTGCGCCACTCCGTTCTGCTTCTTCTGCGCCATGAAAGAGCAAGACCCATGTCGTAGAAGAGCTGGCGTGGAGAAATGCTTTTTAGAGATGCCACAAAGGGACGATCAAGAGCATGTTTTGGTCTTGAGTGGGCTCTGGAACATTGCCATGGCCCACCCCAACGACCCTGAATTCCCATCCCTTGGTATCTTCAAATGCATGGCCCACCTCATTTCCAGAGGCGTCGATGACCGTTCATGGCTCCTTCAAGATCAAAACATATACATCCCTTACTACGCCGCTCACATCATCGGCTCCTATACCATGAACGAACCAGAATTCGCCACGATAGCCATCCGGTCGGGTGTAATCCCACCCTTGCTCGAGCTTCTCAGAGGGAAGCTGAGTTGGGTCGAGCAACGAGTCGCGGTTCGAGCACTCGGACACCTTGCCAGCTACGAAACAACGTTCTACGCAGTTTCGAAGCATGAAGAAGAGATAGTAAAGCTCGCCATGCACGTGGCTTCCACTTGCCTTGAGATGGTGTACGTTAAGTTCGTGGGGGTGAATGATAAGAAGAGTAGGTTGCGGTATCAGTGCGATCTTCTGACGAGAGGTATGGGTGGTTTGGAGATGGAGAATCGGAAGGCGGAGGAATGGGCTAGCCAGCTTCAGTGCTGGTCTCTCTACCTTCTAAACTGCTTTGCATGCAAGGAAAGAGCTCTTCATCTGATTTGCAGAGATGGGTTCTTGAAGGAATTATGCAAGATGTGGGGTGGACTCGTTAATGACACTTCTCCATCTGGTGTTGGACTTTTGCGGATTCTTTGTTATAGTAAGATGGGAAGGAAGTGTATTGCTGATTGTCGGGAGGTGATAGAGAGTCTCTGTAATCTCTCAAGGTCTTCAGATGACTGGCAGTACATGGCTATTGATTGTCTTCTGTTACTTATAAAAGATACAGATACCAGATTTAAAGTTATGGAGATTGCTgctgtttttcttgcagatttggtAGAACTTAAAGAGATTGGTGGGAGAAAGAAAGTAGGAGAAGCAATTGCACAAGCTCTTTTGTTGGATTATAAAGATGGAAAATTCAAAAACAAGAAGAATAGAGTATTGGAAGAGGTGTGGGATTTGAAGGTGGAAAGGAGTAAGAGAGAGAAAACCATGTCGAGAGAAGAAGCTGAAGAGAAATGGGTATTGGCGGTATCGAAAAAACAACAAGGGAATGAGAGGTTTTGGGCTGGAGATGTTGAAGAAGCGGCGGAATTTTATTCAGAAGCTTTGGATTCGTGTCCTTTGAAGATGAGGAAAGAGAGGATGGTTGTTTATAGTAACAGAGCTCAATGCTATTTACTTCTGAGAGAGGCTGATAAGGCGGTTAGTGACGCTACTCGGGCGCTTTGTCTTGCAACACCGGCGAATTCTCATAAGAAGAGTTTGTGGAGGAGGTCGCAGGCGTATGATATGAAGGGATTGGGGAAGGAGAGTTTGATAGATTGTGTGGTGTTtgtcaatggatggtttggattgaatgAGAGGAAGAAAGGTAAGGTCCCTTATTATGCTTCCAGGATGATTAATAAGCAGATGAATGCCACGTGGCTTTTTGCTGGGGCCCAGCGTAAGAAATCAAACGGaaatggtggtggtgatgatgatgatggtgatatgATGAAGAAGGACGAGAAAGCAAAGGAGAACATGGCTTCTGTATCAG GTCTGTCCACGATCATGGAAGAGCCGTCGTATGAGAAAGGGAGACTGGGAAGGGCGGAAAGGTCGGGTACGAGAAAGAAAGGAGACGCCACTGCAAGGTCGTGTTTGTATTGA